From Phaenicophaeus curvirostris isolate KB17595 chromosome 2, BPBGC_Pcur_1.0, whole genome shotgun sequence:
CTCTCTAGCAGGATGGTAAGTATTGGCATGACCTTCTTGAGGAAACTGGAGGATCTCCATCTCCGAagatcatccctggaggtgctcaagaccaggttggatgaggctgtgagcaccctgatccagtggaaggtgtccctgcctatggcagggcagttggaactggatgagctttaagttcccttcaaacccaaaccattctataattctatgatctttcaGGAATGGTTAAACAAGTGTTTGCTGGGAGTAAGGCAGCTATTGTTTGTTGTATCACAATGAAAGGAATTGGACTTGACGACTTGCAACAGGTCTACCAGCTCtgtttctgtggttctgtgcAATCATTTCCTTTTATTGGCTTTACTTACTAGTATGATGAGAGAACATTCTGACCCTTTGTTCTTACAGCTGATCTTATTGTCAAGTCTGGCTGATAGAAGTATCATTCTATCTATGTCCACTACTTTGCAAGTACACTTTGCAGCAGCAGTCTGACACCAATTAATGTGCTTATGAGGTTATCACGGTCTTCAGTGAGCACAGTCGTGTACCCACTGAGATGAGAATTGGCTGCAAAATGTTGGTGCTTACCAGTTTccttagaaaaggaaaattgagtaagaaaaatgttatgGCAATTCATGTTAAAAAGTAATTCCCTCTGCCAGATGCTTTACAGGAGTTTCAAACTCAGTTAGgggatatcagaaagaaattaaagtcTAATTTAAAATCCCCAcccacattttttcctttcctgctaaGTGATTATTGTTCGTGGTCCACTTCTTGGGAAATCTTTCAGAAATGAGTTATAATATGCcttaaaaatacagttctggTCATGATAGAACTGATCTTTTTGAAAAATGGAATCACAGCAACACTAATGCTCTTATTTCTCAATGACATCAGCGGGGCTAAAATTTCACCTGGAAATTGTTCTTGGCATAAGGACATTGGGGTGGTTATCACAATCCAAAGCTGAGGCATCTGCCAGGGGAAATTCTTGGACATTGCAAGGCAGCTGTCCAGGCTTGATCAAAGTGTGCTCTGCTcctttcatgtttgtttttcacTCTCATTGGTCGCACCACATCCTTGTCTGGTGTGGTCAACTAAGAGGAGAGAACAAATGTGTGGCCATAGCAAATTAAGCAAACAAGCCATTAAAACATTAGGGTGCGCTACCTCTTTTCCTCACAGCCTACTTCAGTGCCCACAGTGTCTCCTaacaaaataatcatagaatcatagaatcaccaggttggaagagacccaccggatcatctagtccaaccattcccatcaatcactaaaccatgcccctcagcaccttgtccacccgtcctttaaacacctccagcgaaggtgactcaaccccctccctgggcagcctgttccagtgcccaatgaccctttctgtgaaaaaatttttcctaatgttcagcctaaacctcccctagcaggCAAGGATAAAGGTCTTTCAGGGATATGCTGTAGCTATTGTCCAAGTGCTGAGAGAAGTCCGTGTCTCCTGCTGAGAGAAAAACCTAATGTCATTCATCAACAGAGAAGTTAGCAAACCACTAATGGCTTTCTATCATGTTTCTTGACAGGTATTGACAGAGGGCGGTTTTGGTCCCATCACAACAGAAATCCGAGAGGCTCCAGAGTTTTATTACGCTGAAGATTATCATCAGCAGTACCTCAGTAAGAACCCTGGTGGATACTGTGGCCTCGGGGGAACAGGGCTTTCCTGCCCTATTGGGATCAAGAAATAGCCTGTGCTTTTTCCACCTCCTTCACTTTGTTTTAGGGagtggtttgaaaaaaaaaaaggccaacagCCCCAGTAGGTGTTAGAATATGCCCCCAGCATCCGTGCATAAAGATCTGGAACCTGTTGGGGCAGCTTTCCTTAATCTGAGCAGTTTCCCATCCACCTACACTAGAAGCCAAAGTAAAGGCAGAAATTGCACCTGTTGGCCAATGTAGCTTCTTGCTCTGTGTAGCTCACTGAGTTTCCTTGCAATCTTGTaatctgaaaaaagaaaattctaaaaGCTGGGCTTGAAATGCTATTAAAGGGAAGAATTAGGAGGTGGTTGCACCTGCTAACTGCTTTGCATAGCTAATGCCTACAgacatgtttattttcttgggtTAATGAATTTGCTTGTGTTATGAGCCGGAGCCATGGTTGGGCTCATCTGAACTATCACAACCCTGTAATTTGATGTCTTTGAGAATGGTGAATTTCTAAAATCAGCAATTGTCTTACAATTCCACTTCCACTGTAACATGTAATATCACCTATAGTGcctattttcagaaataattttagtaCGAAAAAGTATAAATTATGATGTGATACTTCTTTTTGACAGTTCCAAAATGTGTACaagcacaaaaagaaatcaatctTGTTTcctgcagtaaaaataaattataacaaaaaaaaaaaagaaaaatgttgtcTGTGATGTGTTCCATGCTTCTAAGTGTATATCTGGGTAGATCTAAAAAAGTATCAAATATtattaaaagctgaaaactgttatttaaacatcttttaaatctGCGTTAACCTGCATAACAGTACAGAGGAGTAGAATTCATGTTGGCCTCACTGTAACACAATTATTCCTATGATTTATTATCTCTGCAATGTGGCTCCAGTGAAGTGATCATGCCCCTCTGCTCAGTGCCAGTGAGGTCACATCTCGAATCCTGTgatcagttttgagcccctcaccacaagaaagacgTTAAGGATCTGgggcatgtccagagaaggagaaccaagctggtgaagggtctagagaccAAGTTATATAAGGAGCAGTTGAGGGCCCTGGGACTGttcaatctggagaagaggaggctgaggggagacctcatcaccctctacagctccctgaaaggaggttggagtgaggtgggtctcttctcccagctaaCAAGTGATagcatgagaggaaatggcctcaagttatggcagaggaggtttagattggacattattaaaaattactttactgaaagagtggtgaaccattggaagaggctgcccaggacagcgGTGGAGtcttcttccctggaggtgttcaaagaccacgtagatgtggcatttctttgggacatgatttagtaggcacagtggtgttaggctgacagttggactttatgatcttaaagatcttttccaaccttaacgattctatgattctacttcaATAGCTTGTAGAGCCCCCACCAAGACCAGAGCTCATTATGACAGGTGCTGTGCAAATGTAGTGTCAGGCAGTTTTGGCCCCAGTGCCTGTGCAATCAAAGCAGCAGGACGGCCAGAAAGATGTAAAATAATCCGTAATTTTAATATGGGGATCTCAGAGTAAAGACTAAAAGCTACAGCCAAAGAGCATAGGGATTATTTTAATATGGGGATCTTGGAGTAAAGACTAAAAGCTACAGCCGAAGAGCATAGGAATTGTATATATGCTATGGGTTATCCTACTAGGACAAAGAGCTTCAGTAGGAGAGATGGGGTTGGGTTTGTCCCACCCATCCGACTTGCTCCTTGCAGTTCCCAaagcagtgggaggtgtgggCTTGAGCCTTTCATGTGTTTCTTATTTTGGAAACTGTCTTAACTACGAAGTTTGAAGAACATGTGCCATTGATGTGCCCTCTTTCAGATGTGTAAAGGAGCAACTTTGCTCTTCTTCAGGAACAGCTTGTAGGAGTCCACCTTGATGTAATGGTTTTGGGCAGAGGAACATTAAAGCCGTTTTTGAAAGCTAGATGGTGGGCACCCAGAGACACACATGCACAGCATTTCCTTTTGGATAGTTCTCCATATATTCACTTGGTGtgattttcttctcagcagaTCAAGTTTCAGACTCAGAAAGGCCCAAAACAGCTCCACGAACATCTCCTATAACTACTTTGCCGGCCAGATCCTATTTAAGCTTGGAGGAactgaaaacaagcaaaagatAATGAGTCTTCGGGCTTGTAAATCCATGCAGAGGTCTTTATCCAAAGACAGACTATGCCAGAGAAATTAGCTCCCCATCTTCCCTTGCTCTTTAACTGATGGTGAGTTCATTCCACTCTCAAAAGCCAGAGGAAACTTGTCCCCTTAGCAGATTTATACCTGGGGCAAGCTTGAGAGGAGCTACCTCTGGCAGGGTTGCCATGCTAGGCTCTTTCTGGAGATGCCCCAAAATGTGTCCCCATCAGACTCAAGATTTCCAGTTGCTGTGGTAACTGATCGCCTGTCATTAAAGTGTTGTGCCGCTGAATTGTTCCAGTGCTCACTGCCAAGGAAACCAGCACTTTCATCTGTTTTCCATGAggtgacagaaaagcaaagaggaaaataaagtcTGACTTTCATCCTGTGCATTTTCAACCTCTGTGCAATTCAGACTTCAGTAGGATAACTCCTGATTTGCTCCAATGTACAAGGCAAAACATTTCATATGCTGAATCATTTAGGTGCTCATGGAATGTTGCTTGGTTCCATTCTgtccttccccctccttcccctcctacTCCGTGTTTATTGTTTCAACACAAACTGGAAAATCTTTGGAGAAAGCACTATCCTGTCCTTAATATAGTCAACGTCAGGTCTGAAGCTGGCTGAGGCTTTTTAAAAGTCCCATCCTGATGTAAATAATATGTCAGTTTAGAAATCCACATGGATAGGTCTGCTGATGCTAAAACTGACCCTCCCCCAAATATTATGCTCCCATCTTATCAGGGTGGGACTGTAAAGGTGAAATGATAATGATTCTACCTTATGGAttaggtttttttaagcagGATTTGGTTTTATAAAACACACTTGTccacagggaagaagggagTAACTCAACATGTTTGATACTATACTTGATTTGACACTGTTTGATCCCCAAAAGACTGTGACAACCTACTCATGAAGTCCACTATTGCAATACCCTGTGAAAGCCAGACTAAGATATGGGCAGGAATTTCATTGCAGCCATACCCCTGTCCTAGCTAAAGGAAATGCCAAACCTCTTGGAAATTGCTGAGCTTTCTCTCATTGCCTTAGGAAGGACAGGATCCAGATGTGATGTCAGCGGAAACAGATCGATTGTGTGATGTAACATCCTGGTTGCCCCTGGCAGAGACGTGTGCTGACTTTGGTGTGAACATGGAGTGGGGAAGGTGTCCTGAGGTGTTTGCAGAAGCGTCATTGCCTGAATGTTGTTGAAGAGCGCTGGTTCGGGACTGGAATTGAAATGCATCTCCTTACCCTCTTTTGTTTGATGTCTCTGATCAGCAGCATCCATGCAGGTTTTTCTTCTCAACTTTTTATGTTCAGAAATGACCAGCAGAGCAGGACTACTAGTAGCCCTAGATGATATGCATGTGCCAGTAAATTAAATAGGCCTGGGCTTACTCCTTGTATCTGAGAGCATATACATATGGCTTTTACTAAGCCTGATGCTGAACTCTTCCATTCATCCAGCTTAAACAAGGATTTTAACCAACCTGCCTATGGGAAACAGTCTATGACCCTGCTAGCCCCCAAACTGCCTAGACACTGCTCGTTAGAGTGTGGGTTTGGAAAGGCTACAGCAACACCAGGGGCTTTAGTAGAGATTAAGTAGCATGCGTAATTATAGATGAGTGCTTTAGCTGATGTCCTACCCCTCTAGATTAGTAGCACAGGCAGTGGCACTGCTGTACGTGAACGATGATGTATCTCATTTTGTATCCAGAGTGTGGCCTCCGACCATCTTATGAGTCCTTCCTGGGGACTGGCAAAAGGATCACAGCAGGAAGATATGCCAAGGCTGGGGAGTTTCCATGGCATGTGAGCATCCAGAGCAACAGGAACCATATCTGCGGAGGCACCATAATCAGTGCATTGTGGATTTTAACTGCAGCCCATTGCTTTGAAGAAGTGTGAGTAGTTGTGGGAAGCGAGGACACAATGGGTTCATAATATTGATCCTCATGGGTGTAGGAGATGTGTGTCCTTGGAGTCAAgtgcaacaggacaagagggaatggcctcaagctccgccaggggacgttcaggcttgacatcagggaaaaatatttcacagaaagggtcattgggcactggaacaggctgcccagggaggtggttgagtcaccttccctggaggtgtttaagggacgggtggatgaggtgctgagggacatggtttagtgattgatgggaatggttggacttgatgatccagtgggtcctttccaacctggtggttctatgattctatatatgtGGCTGAGCCAGAAAGAGTGccctgaaaaaaaagggaattttctcattttgggaaaagaggccCATTTTTTATTAGAGGTTAACTATGACAATAGAAATTTGCAGAAATCTGCATAACCAGGCAATGCCCAGGGATAGAGTCCAGCCCTCTGCAAGCCCCCACCAAAATTCGATAAGTCCAAGAGCTGAGACTACTCAGTGACGAATAACCTGTGGCATCACAACCTGCAGCAGCTGGCTGGGGGCAACATGGTCCAGAGCATCCAGCGTGGGACACAGCAGACTTGAAGGCCCAGCCCACTCTGTTTGTTAGTGACTGGGCTGTTTATAACTTGATTTCATTCAATTCTACCTCTGCAAAATTAACTTTGCCTAGGGGTAAGGCTAGATTTCTGTGATCTTTATAGCTAACCTATCTCTGCAATTTGCTGAGCCGTAACCTTGCTTAGTGAGATGAGGAACCAAACTTTGAAACACAAAGCCTTCACATTTGCTTATGTCTGtactgcttctgttttgtttagaaGGCCACCAGATCTAACTGTTGTAGTGGGGGGAACTGACCTCAGCCTCCCACTGGAAGAATATGAGCTGGACAGCTTGATTCTCCATGAAAACTTTGACAGAATGAGCATGCAAAATGATATTGCTTTGATCCTGCTCAGCTCTCCCATCAACTTCAGCAATGAGAAAATCCCCATCTGCTTGCCCTTCATACATGACGTTGATACATGGCAAAACTGCTGGGTTGCTGGCTGGGGAACCACACGTGCAGGTGAGATGCTGTTGGGAGATGGAGGCTGACTTTAACCATTTAAAGTAGGTGTTCTCTCCCAGGAGGGCTTATCCATACTGACTTCTACTCGCTACTAGCCTGATAAACCAGGCCCTCACAGTCTCTGCACATCCACCAGTTCTCTGTTCAGTGCCAACCTTGCACATTACCTACCAATCCCCAGAGCAAGGTCCCTGGTACGTTGAATGTATGTTGAAGCTGAAATCTTAGAGCCCACCtctcactttcctttttttggcaTCCAGTGTAAGACAAGCTCCACCCTAGCGGGCAAGTTAGGTGAAGTCTAAAGTGGTTTGGAATGAGGGAAATGGTGATTTAGGGTAGTCTTTGCCCTGTTGCCTCCATGATCCAGGTTGATTCAATGGTACTAACTACCCGTCTTCTTTACTCATGTAGAACAGCAGATTGCAACAGCTAATTGCCCTAATGAAAGTAGCTCCAGCAATGATTGTGACCCAAAATGTCTATCCTGAATAAATGTCACTAAATGGCTAATGAGTGTTTTCATTACTGGAAGGAGGCAATCAGGATGGCGTGGACAGGGTAGTGCCTTGGGACTTTAACAGTCCTTCCTAGGATGTAGTAAGTGTCTCACTTAATCCTTGCTCTTCTGCTGTGTTGGGTTACCGTCTCCTCTCTGAAACCGTGCACTTTCCTTCTTAGGCTTCATTAGCCTCAAGTAACAGCAATATACAATATAACACTTAGTTATAGTTGTGAAACTCTCCCATTTCACCAAGGTAACGTACtcatagaaacagaaaactaGGGAGTTGATGCAGAGTCACTCTGCAGCTTGGCAGGATTTCTCTTTACCTACAGTTTTTGCAAAAAGCACGTTGTGCCTCCAAAGATCAGTCTCATGCTGCTGTGGGCTCAGTTGACATCGCCTCTGCTCTCCAATTGCACCATACTGGGAGGAGAATGCATTCAGTCTCAATACACCCCTTCTGTCTGGGAGATgtttcctagaatcatagaatcatggaatgggttgggtcggaagggacctcaaagcccatccagttccaacctccctgcccatctcccactggatcaggttgctcatagccttatccagtctggccttgaacacctccagggatggggtcttttcagaaggaaaagttgagTTTGGTTAGAGGTATGTGCAATAGTGTCATGTGGGCCAGACCAAAAAGAATAAGGCACCGTTCCTCGACAGGGGAAAACAGGACATTTCTCATCTCTATCAGCCTTTGGTGGACACCTCTCAGCTGGCACTTTAGGCAGCACTAGCCTCACACACTTTCAACTGCAGTCAATTAGACCTCAAGTGGAGCCACCTCCTCAGAGATGCAGCCATTTAAGCCTTTTAATGTGTGGGCACTTCCACAGAGTGACCCCGTATCAGCTGGGAAAGGGACCTGATAACTTTCTGTTTTAGATCTTACCTTGAAGTCCTGCCTTCCTGAAGGTGTTGGGGGGATTTAACTCAATGAAATATGGGAAGAGTGAGGTTCAGGAAATCTGTAGATCTCCTCCCAAGCAGCAACATCTTCCAAAAGGCAGCTTTATCCTTCAGACTCGGGTTCACTTTGAAGAGAAACATGGGTGAAATTAGGGGGGGTTCCAAGTAGCCCTTCATAATTTTagtctttttgttgtttgctgTTGCTTGCTGTGATTTCTCAGTTTTTCCATCTCAAGGGAAGAATAAACCAGTGATGCCATTCTGAGAGGCACTTTATGGAAGATGCTGCTGGTCCTCTGGGTGAGGCATGGCCTCGTAGACCCAAAAAAGGGCATGAGGATAACAAGAGGATTTGTTCTGTGGAAAGCTCAGTAGACTTTCCTCTGTAGGGCTCTCACAGGACCCCATGAAGAGTCCCTGAAACAGAGTTCCCCATGAGTGAGAAACCAACCAGTGCAGTGGAGCTTGTCTCAGGTCATCACCAAGACCAACAGGATAAGCTGTTCCTTTGGGAGTCTTTCAGATGtataaaaacatataaataaGTGATTGTTTAAAAGTTCTATTTAGCAAGCCTCCATTCCCCAGGATTTCAGCTTTGCCTCTTGATACCTCACCTCTCTTTACCTACCTGCCTACCTGTGACATAAAATCAAGAGCACAAACCTATCTTTGCTAATATTTGGAGAGCACTTGTAAGCACCCATGACTCCAAGATCATATATGGTTGTGCCCTGAGATCATCTTGCCCTGAGATGCTTTACAAATTCAGCTGAGAGCAGTCTCAAGGGCTGTGGTTTCACCTCTACGAGTTTGCACTGTGGGTTTGTTAATTGTTCTCTTCTGACTTGCTGATTAACGGTTGCAGTGCCAGCATCGCATGTGCTGCAGAAAGCACAGATGAAGCTCATCGGCAGAGACCGGTGCTTGGAGCAGATGCCACAGGTAGAAGAGGATGAGAACATGCTGTGTGCTGAGCTGGAGAGAGGACAGAAAGGGCCCTGCCAGGTAAAGTAAACAGGCTGCTGGATGGCTATGCTGCCTGTGGGGGCACAGATGCGTTGGAGGAGATATTTCTTTGCTTCGGGAAAGAATATCAGTCCTTCCAATGGCTTCCTGGGGTTGCTAGAGCTTCTCCGCAGGATGCCTGAGCAGGATGCCCAGGGGCCAAGTACCTGCCTGCAAAGGCATGTTGACCCaggcagcagggatgcaggactCATGGGGTCAGAAAGCAGTGGggatactgaaaacaaaacatctcaCTCAGTGAATGAGCTTCTCCTTATGCTCTCCCCGCCCTGATTCCCTCCCTGTAGCAAGACAGGCGGCAGCTCTGCAAGGGGAACTGTGAGCTAAAAAGAGTGTAAGGGGAAGAGCAGTTCCCAACAAGTCCCCCTGGATAGGAAACAGTTTTGGGTGGTGCTGGGCAGAGGAATTTGGACTCTCATAGCAATTTAAACCCCACTGTGTCTGCTCTGGCTAAGCGTTGCGATGGTGGGGGTGATGGGAGAAGCCTCACATCCCTGTGGAGAGGGCTCAGTGTGACATGGACAGCATCATTCTCCTGCCTGGTATTCCCTCAGCCCTGGGCTTGGCTGTGCTCCCTTACTGCCAGGTTAAATACTGAAAGGGGACAGGAAAGTTTGTCCAGGAGAGTCGAAGCAAAAGAACTGGGTGAGACATAAAGTCCAGGGATCTTTAATTTAGAAACCTTTCTTGGTGAGTTCTTGGCCCAATCCAAATGTCCTTGGATAATACGGCAGGGTGGTCTGTGGGTGCCTGAACTAAAACACATGTTATTATGAGGAGACAGTGATGCAGGATGATGACTTTTAAATCTAAATAATGAAGTTCAAGCAGCAGATGAAATCAAGAACTTCCAGAGATTGGAAAACCTCACTCAGATATTGGAAGACCTCactaggatgagaggaaatagcctcaagttgcaccaggggtggTTTCAATTgggtattagaaaaaaattctttactgaaatagtGGTGAAGcatgaaacaggctgcccagggaagtggtgaggtccccatccctggaagcgttaAAAAACGTGTAGCTGtgacactttgggacatggtttagtaggcacggtggtgctgggctgacagttggactggatgatctcataggtctttcccaacctttatgattctatgagaactTGTGCCCTTAGAACACATTCCATCTGCAGGACCACTGTCCAGATGTCATATAACATCTGGAAGCCAAAATCCACCTTTGCTTTCCTAGCACCCAACCTCCAGCCTCTGCCCTGAGTGCCTGGTAAGGGCTGAACTTTCCCTATAGTCTCCTCTTCAGGACAAAGGTCTCCATCCTCTACTGAGCTATTGAAAGCTGCGCCTGTAGCTGGGCAGCAGAGGAGAAGCTTGCTTTGCAAAATCATTTTTTGATTAGACAGAGAGCATCTGCTTCCAAACCCATTCATCTAGTGACTTTCACCTCCATTAAATTCAATCAaaatttttaagaagaaaactgCCACAGGGTAGCATTAACATGATTAAAGAATGCACTTCCCAGCTCAGCCTTAAATTCTGCAGCTGAATTATGTTGGTGAAACAGCAAGAGTACTTGTAGCCAGCAAAAATGAATCTCCTGTATTCAAAAAGCTGATGAGGGTGCTGTTTCGATCTGCAATAATGTTAGAGTCATCTGAGAAATGAACTAGAAATGTGAGCTTTCCAAGCAGCAGAAGCACAGATCGACTGCATGTGTGATAATACTCATAAACCAGCAACTGCCCACTTTTAGTGGAAGCTTGGCCAGCCAGAAATGTCTTGCAAACTGAAATAATGACAGCAAGACTAAACTGTACCCTAGAGTCTTCCAGGAgttctgcagaagagaaaaaggtgaCACGACTTTTCATCAGAAATTGCTAATTTACTGCAGGGAAAGCATTTTGCCGATGGATGATTTTCTGGGAAGCCTCGATTGAAGCTGGGTAGAGCACATCTTGGCATTGCTAGGCTGGTTC
This genomic window contains:
- the LOC138717264 gene encoding serine protease 55-like — translated: MHLLTLFCLMSLISSIHAECGLRPSYESFLGTGKRITAGRYAKAGEFPWHVSIQSNRNHICGGTIISALWILTAAHCFEEVPPDLTVVVGGTDLSLPLEEYELDSLILHENFDRMSMQNDIALILLSSPINFSNEKIPICLPFIHDVDTWQNCWVAGWGTTRADAAVPASHVLQKAQMKLIGRDRCLEQMPQVEEDENMLCAELERGQKGPCQVDSGGPLVCSYWNTMRWFQVGIVIWGQDCIEKPNHEIVISVYNYRDWIENETAVRGKPFFFEGVDNSPKAYLLFSRAETQLVFFEYCLILFISLIAIRLL